From a region of the Asterias amurensis chromosome 2, ASM3211899v1 genome:
- the LOC139954524 gene encoding uncharacterized protein yields MADTETAQETVPDTTVAVKGSEAEENNNSADSPAAVDEKPTDGEPISAESGEVEKPEDSQPEQVPEGDQTDAPQEAVEPDQPSEPAGGEEQTVDAPKPDEDGPTSSEGVEEAAKEGEVPEDAPQEVVVDSQETPAPSVVIEDEKPEEETSSPKTDEVAVDEVADELIPEKVHKTENPVLEEPRPEKVPETENSVLEEPTPERAADEIDGDATESEKQIEQPQEDQSNIHENEEKPEDSNVEDTSKELDLKAKDDAPVDISVTVGDVATADIHEAVPEDIDEIKPVDPEPQEPPQETTTEEAQPTTRAEEGETSGENVHEIGTFEEKYSAAQRDIQELRALNVEIQQRLDKSEAESKDRKRQSSVDNKEGMKVQSDYLARELSQQQDTEKYLREKLAETLEEKEESERKCKDLQLRLKRFAKDDQAKDERMKKLESDLRDISQEVQTLEEHFDEETLKTIRESKGTNATNGQTTTARTQQKQETPVPQSKTCTIL; encoded by the coding sequence ATGGCAGACACCGAGACTGCGCAGGAGACGGTTCCAGACACAACGGTCGCCGTAAAGGGCAGTGAAGCCGAAGAGAACAATAACTCTGCAGATAGCCCGGCTGCAGTCGACGAAAAGCCCACTGATGGCGAGCCCATATCAGCAGAGAGTGGGGAAGTGGAGAAACCGGAGGACAGCCAACCAGAACAAGTACCCGAGGGAGATCAAACAGATGCACCTCAAGAAGCAGTTGAACCGGATCAACCTTCAGAACCCGCTGGTGGGGAAGAGCAGACCGTGGACGCACCAAAACCAGATGAGGATGGTCCAACATCTAGTGAAGGTGTTGAAGAAGCAGCTAAAGAGGGTGAAGTACCAGAAGATGCCCCCCAAGAGGTGGTGGTTGATAGCCAGGAAACACCCGCACCATCAGTCGTTATAGAGGATGAGAAACCAGAAGAGGAAACTTCGTCGCCTAAGACAGATGAGGTAGCAGTGGATGAAGTAGCCGATGAACTCATACCAGAGAAAGTTCATAAAACTGAAAATCCTGTTCTTGAGGAACCCAGGCCGGAGAAAGTTCCCGAAACAGAGAATAGTGTTCTTGAGGAGCCCACGCCAGAGAGAGCCGCTGATGAAATCGATGGCGATGCCACCGaatcagaaaaacaaattgagcaGCCACAGGAGGACCAATCAAACATTCATGAAAATGAAGAGAAACCAGAGGACTCAAATGTTGAGGACACAAGCAAAGAGCTTGATTTAAAAGCAAAGGATGACGCCCCCGTAGATATTTCTGTGACCGTCGGAGATGTAGCGACAGCCGATATCCATGAAGCAGTCCCAGAAGATATAGATGAAATTAAACCGGTAGACCCTGAACCACAAGAACCTCCCCAAGAAACTACCACCGAAGAGGCGCAGCCTACAACAAGGGCAGAAGAAGGGGAAACTTCTGGAGAAAATGTTCATGAAATCGGTACATTCGAGGAAAAGTACAGCGCTGCTCAGCGTGACATTCAGGAACTGAGAGCCTTgaacgttgagatacagcaaagGCTGGATAAATCAGAAGCAGAGTCAAAAGATAGGAAACGCCAATCAAGTGTCGATAATAAAGAAGGCATGAAAGTCCAGTCAGACTACCTGGCAAGGGAGCTCTCCCAACAGCAAGACACAGAAAAGTACCTCCGGGAGAAACTGGCCGAGACGTTGGAAGAGAAGGAGGAGAGTGAACGCAAGTGTAAGGACTTACAGTTGAGGCTCAAGCGCTTCGCCAAAGAcgaccaggccaaggacgagcGGATGAAAAAATTGGAGAGCGATCTGCGCGATATTTCACAGGAAGTTCAGACGCTCGAGGAACATTTCGACGAGGAGACACTGAAGACGATCAGGGAGTCAAAGGGTACGAACGCCACCAACGGCCAGACAACGACAGCAAGGACGCAGCAGAAACAAGAGACCCCTGTCCCACAGTCAAAAACATGTACTATTCTGTGA